One Nocardioides aromaticivorans genomic window carries:
- a CDS encoding response regulator gives MTVQTEVRPAGPVEKMRIVVVDDHRMFAQLLAITLGDQPDMECVGIANDVATALSMVTALRPDLVLMDARLQDGDGVAATAELVATNPGLRVAVLSGFIDTALMRRAAEAGACALHPKDGDLEEILSAVRRARAGTFVVQPQLLRSLVAQSRDAQPLHPPLTEREHAVLQFLAAGLDASVIARELGISVNTCRGYVKTLLTKLGAHSQLEAVVFALRTGLVGVGDVAP, from the coding sequence GTGACGGTCCAGACGGAGGTCCGGCCGGCGGGACCGGTCGAGAAGATGCGGATCGTGGTCGTCGACGACCACCGGATGTTCGCCCAGCTGCTGGCGATCACGCTGGGCGACCAGCCCGACATGGAGTGCGTCGGGATCGCCAACGACGTCGCGACCGCGCTCAGCATGGTGACGGCGCTCCGGCCCGACCTCGTGCTGATGGACGCCCGCCTCCAGGACGGCGACGGGGTCGCCGCGACGGCCGAGCTGGTCGCCACCAACCCCGGCCTGCGCGTGGCCGTGCTCAGCGGCTTCATCGACACCGCCCTGATGCGCCGGGCGGCGGAGGCGGGCGCCTGCGCCCTGCACCCGAAGGACGGTGACCTGGAGGAGATCCTCAGCGCCGTACGCCGGGCGCGTGCGGGCACCTTCGTCGTCCAGCCGCAGCTGCTGCGCAGCCTCGTCGCACAGTCGCGCGACGCCCAGCCGCTGCACCCGCCGCTGACGGAGCGCGAGCACGCCGTCCTGCAGTTCCTGGCGGCCGGCCTGGATGCCTCGGTCATCGCCCGCGAGCTGGGCATCTCCGTCAACACCTGCCGTGGCTACGTGAAGACCCTGTTGACCAAGCTGGGTGCGCACTCCCAGCTCGAAGCGGTCGTGTTCGCCCTGCGAACGGGCCTCGTCGGCGTCGGTGATGTCGCGCCGTGA
- a CDS encoding lytic murein transglycosylase, giving the protein MSRMHRHRRSRTSFAPRRLGPQRVVAGLFWPAFAGTAASAVCVVCAAPAGAPRSVPDRAPATAVPASTVRAVSGGPGYDAPFVVDGSPARGDRTMVLLWRAYAGAVEGAPTDCHLPLSLLAAIGQVESGSLSGRTLDAAHRVVPAVLGPVLDGHGYAAVADTDHGDLDGNSRWDRAVGPMQFLPGTWARHGRDGDGDGRLDPQDIEDAAATAAAYLCRHERDLADRGQLAAALLEYGNARSYVHLVLSWQANIDAQLGSTLVVTPLPPVPVGFPLPAATPARTRHPATRNPAVRHAAHAVVHVLADASSPAAAPAHPADAPGDVPWDVEPTTENPVDAPGACPVPAAEPPTAEPGAVPAGQPAEEPAEEPAEGPVDEPGGEATPEPSSCLPAGEPVEEPAEEPAEEVTEEPADGPAGEPADDPVPGSAPDAS; this is encoded by the coding sequence ATGAGCCGGATGCATCGACACCGCCGTTCCCGGACCTCGTTCGCCCCGCGGCGCCTCGGCCCGCAGCGGGTGGTGGCGGGCCTGTTCTGGCCGGCCTTCGCCGGAACCGCGGCCAGCGCGGTCTGCGTCGTGTGCGCGGCCCCGGCCGGCGCGCCGCGGTCGGTGCCCGACCGCGCCCCGGCGACCGCGGTGCCGGCCTCCACGGTCCGCGCGGTCTCCGGAGGACCCGGGTACGACGCGCCGTTCGTCGTCGACGGGAGCCCTGCCCGCGGCGACCGCACCATGGTCCTGCTGTGGCGCGCGTACGCCGGCGCGGTCGAGGGTGCGCCCACCGACTGCCACCTGCCGCTCTCGCTCCTCGCAGCGATCGGCCAGGTCGAGTCGGGCTCGCTGTCCGGTCGCACCCTGGACGCGGCGCATCGCGTGGTGCCCGCCGTCCTCGGCCCCGTGCTGGACGGGCACGGCTATGCCGCCGTCGCGGACACCGACCACGGAGACCTCGACGGGAACTCGCGGTGGGACCGCGCGGTCGGACCGATGCAGTTCCTGCCCGGCACGTGGGCCCGCCACGGGCGTGACGGTGACGGGGACGGCCGGCTCGACCCCCAGGACATCGAGGACGCCGCGGCCACCGCCGCGGCGTACCTGTGCAGGCACGAGCGCGACCTCGCCGACCGAGGCCAGCTGGCGGCCGCGCTCCTGGAGTACGGCAACGCCCGGTCCTACGTGCACCTGGTCCTGAGCTGGCAGGCGAACATCGACGCCCAGCTCGGCTCGACCCTCGTCGTCACCCCGCTGCCTCCGGTGCCGGTCGGGTTCCCCCTGCCCGCCGCGACCCCTGCACGGACCCGGCACCCCGCGACGCGGAACCCGGCAGTGCGGCACGCCGCCCATGCCGTCGTGCACGTGCTGGCCGACGCCTCGTCGCCCGCCGCCGCCCCGGCACACCCGGCGGACGCGCCCGGCGACGTCCCGTGGGACGTCGAGCCGACCACCGAGAACCCGGTCGACGCACCCGGCGCATGCCCGGTCCCGGCCGCCGAGCCCCCGACGGCCGAGCCCGGTGCGGTGCCTGCGGGACAGCCCGCCGAGGAGCCCGCCGAGGAGCCCGCTGAAGGGCCCGTGGACGAGCCCGGCGGTGAGGCCACCCCGGAGCCCTCGTCCTGCCTCCCGGCGGGGGAGCCCGTCGAGGAGCCAGCCGAGGAGCCGGCGGAGGAGGTCACCGAGGAACCGGCCGACGGACCAGCCGGCGAGCCGGCCGACGACCCGGTGCCCGGCTCGGCTCCGGACGCGAGCTGA
- a CDS encoding AfsR/SARP family transcriptional regulator — protein MIRVRLFGPTSVEVDGEPTGALRGRPRQILEILASAAGAPVAKERLSDLVWNGDPPASHLGTLESYICNLRHCLGVRSGRGSVLATAAGGYQLAGPSLRVDLTEVREHIEASMGPADIAVDRALAAVRLTTGDLLESEPYAGWAERMREVFAREAVTAYVRTAGLANATRRFDCASVLAREAVRLDRLCEVAWQQLVRSYWLAGRHGEALRAYADLRALMLEELGDEPGPESRDLYLAVLQDSSDQGDRRRLAGRELQTLLVLLRQSLAATPGAVLPALDSALSAAAVRVIATQP, from the coding sequence ATGATCCGCGTCAGGCTGTTCGGTCCGACATCCGTCGAGGTCGATGGTGAGCCGACGGGGGCCCTGCGGGGCCGGCCGCGGCAGATCCTCGAGATCCTGGCCAGCGCCGCCGGAGCCCCGGTGGCCAAGGAGAGACTCTCCGACCTCGTCTGGAACGGCGATCCGCCGGCGTCCCACCTCGGCACCCTCGAGAGCTACATCTGCAACCTGCGCCACTGCCTCGGGGTCCGCAGCGGGCGAGGCTCCGTGCTGGCCACGGCGGCGGGCGGCTACCAGCTCGCGGGGCCCTCGCTGCGGGTGGACCTCACCGAGGTCCGCGAGCACATCGAGGCGTCGATGGGGCCGGCCGACATCGCGGTGGACCGGGCGCTCGCTGCGGTCCGGCTCACGACGGGCGACCTGCTCGAGAGCGAGCCCTACGCGGGCTGGGCGGAACGGATGCGGGAGGTGTTCGCGCGCGAAGCGGTGACGGCGTACGTGCGCACGGCGGGACTGGCCAACGCGACCCGGCGCTTCGACTGCGCGAGCGTCCTGGCGCGCGAGGCGGTGCGCCTCGACCGGCTCTGCGAGGTCGCGTGGCAGCAGCTGGTCCGGTCGTACTGGCTGGCGGGCCGGCACGGCGAGGCGTTGCGCGCGTACGCCGACCTGCGCGCCCTGATGCTCGAGGAGCTCGGCGACGAGCCGGGACCGGAGAGTCGCGACCTCTATCTCGCGGTGCTCCAGGACTCGTCGGACCAGGGTGATCGGCGGCGGCTCGCCGGTCGCGAGCTGCAGACCCTGCTGGTCCTGCTGCGCCAGTCGCTCGCCGCGACCCCGGGCGCGGTCCTGCCCGCGCTCGACTCGGCGTTGTCCGCGGCCGCGGTTCGAGTGATCGCGACCCAGCCGTGA
- a CDS encoding sensor histidine kinase has translation MSRRERRQAPVGGLGRRALVEFVLCALLSATAVSVATLLVAQTMSERIAIRDAQARGEAFTNGVAAPLVTMGVRDGDPEAIADFDRVMQNRLTAGAIVHMKLWATDGTVLWSDETGLIGHTYELEESVRRQAGTSFAHAELSSLDEPENELENELDPDTGQLLEVYVGTRDADGRPMIFETYWSADRIHSDERRVFWTLAPLSLGSMGLLLLLLLPLAFNLARNTSQHVRERNRVLKHALVAVDLERARIAQLLHDGVIQDLAGVGYALPSAASRLEHEPGLADAREIIDHATDLVRRDLVALRTLLVDIYPPSLGRGELATAIEELAATAERSGLEVTVAVHTDRPLDETSNRLAYRIVREGLLNVVKHAAATRASVDVWASGTTVEVAVRDDGPAPAAVTVTDPRSGHLGLRLLIDAVADHGGELTIGPAVDGGTLLRGSFPVQEQR, from the coding sequence ATGTCGCGCCGTGAGCGGAGACAGGCACCCGTCGGTGGTCTCGGGCGGCGAGCGCTCGTCGAGTTCGTGCTCTGTGCGCTGCTGTCGGCCACCGCTGTCAGCGTCGCCACCCTGCTGGTGGCGCAGACCATGTCCGAGCGGATCGCCATCCGTGACGCCCAGGCGCGCGGGGAGGCGTTCACCAACGGTGTCGCGGCGCCGCTGGTCACCATGGGGGTCCGTGACGGCGACCCGGAGGCGATCGCCGACTTCGACCGGGTGATGCAGAACCGGCTCACCGCCGGAGCGATCGTGCACATGAAGCTGTGGGCCACCGACGGCACGGTGCTGTGGTCCGACGAGACCGGCTTGATCGGCCACACCTACGAGCTCGAGGAGTCGGTCCGCCGGCAGGCCGGGACCTCGTTCGCGCACGCGGAGCTCTCCAGCCTCGACGAGCCGGAGAACGAGCTGGAGAACGAGCTCGACCCGGACACCGGACAGCTCCTCGAGGTGTACGTCGGCACGCGGGACGCCGACGGGAGGCCGATGATCTTCGAGACCTACTGGTCGGCCGACCGGATCCACAGCGACGAGCGCCGGGTGTTCTGGACCCTGGCACCGCTGTCGCTGGGGTCGATGGGCCTGCTGCTGCTCCTGCTGCTGCCCCTCGCGTTCAACCTCGCGCGCAACACCAGCCAGCACGTGCGTGAGCGCAACCGCGTCCTCAAGCACGCCCTGGTCGCGGTGGACCTCGAACGCGCCCGGATCGCCCAGCTGCTCCACGACGGCGTGATCCAGGACCTCGCCGGCGTCGGCTACGCCCTGCCCTCCGCCGCATCGCGGCTCGAGCACGAGCCGGGCCTGGCGGACGCGCGCGAGATCATCGACCACGCCACCGACCTGGTCCGACGCGACCTGGTCGCGCTCCGTACCCTCCTCGTCGACATCTACCCGCCCTCCCTGGGCAGGGGCGAGCTGGCGACCGCGATCGAGGAGCTCGCCGCCACGGCCGAGCGGTCGGGCCTCGAGGTGACGGTGGCGGTCCACACCGACCGGCCGCTGGACGAGACGAGCAACCGGCTCGCCTACCGGATCGTGCGCGAGGGCCTGCTCAACGTCGTCAAGCACGCGGCCGCGACCCGGGCCAGCGTCGACGTGTGGGCGTCGGGCACGACGGTCGAGGTCGCGGTGCGCGACGACGGCCCGGCGCCGGCCGCGGTCACGGTCACGGACCCCCGGTCCGGGCACCTGGGGCTGCGCCTGCTGATCGACGCGGTCGCGGACCACGGCGGCGAGCTCACGATCGGGCCGGCCGTCGACGGCGGGACCCTGCTGCGCGGTTCGTTTCCCGTGCAGGAGCAGCGCTGA
- a CDS encoding NAD(P)-dependent alcohol dehydrogenase: MKALVQDIYGTSDVLRLEDVADPVPGEDEVLVRIAAASVNAADWHIMRGEPRVARLMDRTIFGRRGPRQPIRGRDLAGTIEAVGPGVVGWKVGDEVLGEDEATLAEYAAVPAASLARRPAGLSVEEAAALPLAAVTADLCLTAGAVRAGQRVLVVGASGGVGTFAVQLAVASGATVTGVCSTRNVELVTSLGASAVVDYTEQDFTRTGASYDVVVDLVGNRRLRDLRRVVAKGGTLVLSGGGNPGEGRILGPVGLMAKGGLFGRLLGLRVQIPLAKPDAARLGELAVMAAAGELRPVIERTFPLADAAAAIRHLEVEHARGKVVVTV; encoded by the coding sequence ATGAAGGCGCTGGTGCAGGACATCTACGGCACGTCCGACGTGCTCCGGCTCGAGGACGTGGCGGACCCGGTGCCCGGTGAGGACGAAGTGCTCGTGCGGATCGCCGCGGCATCGGTCAACGCGGCCGACTGGCACATCATGCGCGGGGAGCCGCGGGTCGCGCGGCTGATGGACCGCACGATCTTCGGGCGCCGGGGACCGCGCCAACCGATCCGCGGGCGTGACCTCGCAGGCACGATCGAGGCCGTCGGCCCCGGCGTGGTGGGCTGGAAGGTCGGTGACGAGGTGCTGGGGGAGGACGAGGCGACCCTGGCCGAGTACGCCGCCGTTCCCGCCGCGAGCCTGGCGCGCAGACCGGCGGGCCTGAGCGTCGAGGAGGCCGCGGCGCTCCCGCTCGCCGCGGTCACCGCCGACCTGTGCCTGACGGCCGGCGCCGTCCGGGCCGGCCAGCGGGTGCTCGTGGTCGGGGCCTCGGGCGGGGTGGGCACGTTCGCCGTCCAGCTCGCGGTGGCGTCGGGCGCCACCGTCACCGGCGTCTGCAGCACCCGCAACGTCGAGCTGGTGACCTCGCTCGGCGCGAGTGCGGTCGTCGACTACACCGAGCAGGACTTCACCCGCACCGGGGCGTCGTACGACGTGGTGGTCGATCTCGTCGGCAACCGGCGGTTGCGCGACCTGCGCCGGGTCGTGGCGAAGGGCGGCACCCTCGTGCTCTCCGGCGGCGGCAATCCCGGTGAGGGCCGCATCCTCGGCCCGGTCGGGCTGATGGCGAAGGGCGGCCTCTTCGGCCGGCTGCTCGGGCTGCGCGTGCAGATCCCGCTCGCTAAGCCGGACGCCGCGCGGCTGGGCGAGCTCGCGGTGATGGCGGCGGCGGGCGAGCTGCGTCCCGTCATCGAGCGGACCTTCCCCCTCGCCGACGCCGCCGCGGCGATCCGGCACCTGGAGGTCGAGCACGCGCGCGGCAAGGTCGTCGTCACGGTCTGA
- a CDS encoding response regulator, which translates to MIRVVLADDHDLVRLGITAVLSEQPDISVCGVAATGEDAVAQAQEQSPDVVLLDLTMPGAGGLAAAAEIVAADHAVRALILTGHTDPELIRAAFAAGATGYVFKDADVGQLVEAVRAVHRGEVWLSPEAAGALAGELRDRTRRSTRRGHGLRRRAPREQLPRP; encoded by the coding sequence ATGATCCGGGTAGTGCTCGCGGACGACCACGACCTCGTCCGGCTCGGCATCACGGCGGTGCTGAGCGAGCAACCGGACATCTCCGTCTGCGGCGTCGCAGCGACCGGGGAGGACGCGGTCGCCCAGGCCCAGGAGCAGTCTCCGGACGTCGTGCTGCTCGACCTCACGATGCCCGGGGCGGGCGGCCTCGCGGCCGCGGCCGAGATCGTGGCCGCCGACCATGCGGTCCGGGCGCTGATCCTCACCGGCCACACCGACCCGGAGCTGATCCGGGCGGCGTTCGCGGCCGGTGCGACCGGCTACGTGTTCAAGGACGCGGACGTCGGCCAGCTGGTCGAGGCGGTCCGGGCCGTGCACCGCGGTGAGGTGTGGTTGAGCCCGGAGGCGGCCGGCGCACTGGCGGGCGAGCTCAGGGACCGGACCCGGCGGTCGACCCGCCGTGGGCATGGCCTTCGGCGCCGAGCACCGCGGGAGCAGCTCCCCAGGCCGTGA
- a CDS encoding multicopper oxidase domain-containing protein, which translates to MSRQSAPRTTVTRTGATIAADLLAGLLCCVTGSAWLALLEPARHVEHGAGPGGFLLQLGAMVGFALVPTVTAVVVLLAATRARGGRTELLLTAPAAALAVAAGAQLHASSAGGDVGPATLLADAATGLVVLLPLLALVQQVRRAAGALSPRRVRAGLALATGAVTLLTTCALTSVAPAASAAPDCLAGGPTDTSFDVTAIDVDIPVNRFGDHDPDGVMYALTDAIPAIRQQEQSQQVSIGLRDDPIQPLVIRANEGDCVAITFTNHASRGAVGMHIDGLKFAVSSSGDQVGGNPSSAADPGDTVTYRFAVPDDRRAEGGHHIHPGPGMRAAVDHGLFGSLVVEPPGSTYWNTSVAGQRLASGWEAIIKPGGVDVPCQMDSPQPTCAFREAAILHHEIGNDNEQLTAKDGTPVPLVDRTTGSYRPGSFAFNYRSESFRNRLLAFPREKSHAYSSYTFGEPSTPMMRGYLADPTKIRLMHAGAEKFHIFHLHGGGDRWRFNPVSDPSYYYADTGLRKDPATALSPSQRLDSQSVGPGESYNLELEGGAGGVQQSAGDFLYHCHIAKHYVSGMWALWRVFDTLQPDLVPLGDRPAPPTAVDSSGLIGRTFGGTKITRNNLDAWIRPQLPPSGIPADNQDATVMDWKVAGTSAAPVYLGAPADPTDFVESPKVVPGQPNLLLVDQGHVVGGRPTILFNPLNGRPAYPLLRTHIGGRPPFTGNGHTGAPYLGGNADAAPAGALGTDPWARRKDGLCPAGRTTRTYNVVAVAKPIRRTPTEVDPDGKVFVLAKDKKALLASPDGGEPLAIRANQGDCVALTLNSEVPDAATFDGFSKVSMHIHHVQFDIQGSDGVSAGFAYEHSVRPYTQVEPTLARNVLKGATSIPLTSVAGLSGVDANGKAATKWIAIGQGTEGIEIRQVRSVNTSTRTVSLTTGLASAHAAGEYAGTEFLQSRWYPDALVDNVFWHDHVDGIHGWGHGLVGQIIVEPKGSTWTDPVTGKPVDSGTLVDIHTTNPLAPGLVDGSFRELALWTINDNDQSAFSTLNLRANPLADRPDKAHQFSSWTYGDPLTPLPRLYPDDPLVVRTISVSPTLDTLHFLGARTLLEPRQSADGQPNGTLIDAIHGGISERFTLVLNGKPDAMRLRAGDYLYANGMEARTQQGAWGIVRVLPGLVPGLQPLPGVTSPTASYTEPTSTGGAPPDAPPGNPCPAGAPARSFDLTAVDRSNVYNGSRTAYVPTVDVNAIIQRTKQPEPLVMHVVAGECVTVTLRNRLLTPVGFGMGKLDREAGSGGVDVGFAPEQDVAPGGTRTYRYYVPTDRIGSAAIGDLANATSLKNGLYGAVVVAPASTVAGQPTIFRDPVTGALKDLGSQVLVRAPGQAHPNYRDFTVTLADDDIAIGRDQMPYPTDADAGRTLLGYRAAPAGDGPGAFAGAGDVPTLTAYAGEPTTVHVLLAPGSENSHVFTLGGLYWPQDRTIRYSNWMSAQGLGAWETFDLDVVGGAGGGEPGDYVYGDARRPFTAVGAWGVQHVLPADSCSVRRVDATTC; encoded by the coding sequence ATGTCCCGTCAGTCAGCTCCCCGCACCACCGTCACCCGCACCGGTGCCACGATCGCCGCCGACCTGCTGGCCGGCCTGCTCTGCTGCGTGACCGGCTCGGCCTGGCTCGCGCTCCTCGAGCCGGCGAGACATGTCGAGCACGGCGCCGGCCCGGGCGGGTTCCTGCTCCAGCTCGGCGCGATGGTCGGCTTCGCGCTGGTGCCGACCGTGACCGCGGTCGTGGTGCTGCTCGCGGCGACGCGGGCCCGTGGCGGCCGCACCGAGCTCCTCCTGACCGCGCCGGCCGCGGCTCTGGCCGTCGCGGCCGGCGCCCAGCTGCACGCGTCCTCGGCCGGCGGCGACGTCGGTCCGGCGACGCTCCTGGCGGACGCCGCAACGGGGTTGGTGGTGCTGCTGCCGCTCCTCGCCCTCGTCCAGCAGGTACGACGGGCAGCCGGGGCGCTCTCGCCCCGGCGGGTCCGGGCCGGACTGGCCCTGGCCACCGGTGCCGTCACCCTGCTGACGACCTGCGCCCTCACCAGCGTGGCACCGGCAGCGAGCGCCGCCCCGGACTGCCTCGCCGGCGGGCCCACGGACACCTCCTTCGACGTCACCGCCATCGACGTCGACATCCCGGTCAACCGGTTCGGCGACCACGACCCCGACGGCGTGATGTACGCCCTGACGGACGCGATCCCCGCGATCCGGCAGCAGGAGCAGAGCCAGCAGGTCTCCATCGGGCTGCGCGACGACCCGATCCAGCCGCTGGTGATCCGGGCCAACGAGGGCGACTGCGTGGCGATCACCTTCACCAACCACGCCTCGCGCGGAGCGGTCGGCATGCACATCGACGGGCTGAAGTTCGCGGTGAGCTCCTCGGGCGACCAGGTCGGCGGCAACCCGTCGTCCGCGGCGGACCCCGGTGACACGGTGACCTACCGGTTCGCCGTGCCGGACGACCGTCGCGCAGAGGGCGGCCACCACATCCACCCCGGCCCGGGCATGCGCGCGGCGGTCGACCACGGCCTGTTCGGGTCGCTGGTGGTCGAGCCGCCCGGCTCGACGTACTGGAACACCAGCGTCGCGGGGCAACGCCTGGCCTCGGGGTGGGAGGCGATCATCAAGCCCGGCGGGGTGGACGTCCCGTGCCAGATGGACAGTCCCCAGCCGACCTGCGCCTTCCGCGAGGCGGCGATCCTGCACCACGAGATCGGCAACGACAACGAGCAGCTGACGGCGAAGGACGGCACCCCCGTGCCCCTCGTCGACAGGACGACCGGCTCCTACCGGCCGGGCAGCTTCGCGTTCAACTACCGCAGCGAGTCCTTCCGCAACCGGCTGCTGGCCTTCCCCCGGGAGAAGAGCCACGCCTACAGCTCCTACACCTTCGGCGAGCCGTCGACGCCGATGATGCGCGGCTACCTGGCCGACCCGACCAAGATCCGGCTGATGCACGCCGGGGCGGAGAAGTTCCACATCTTCCACCTGCACGGCGGCGGTGACCGCTGGCGCTTCAACCCGGTCTCCGACCCGTCGTACTACTACGCGGACACGGGCCTGCGGAAGGATCCCGCCACCGCCCTGTCGCCGTCGCAGCGGCTCGACTCGCAGTCGGTCGGCCCCGGCGAGTCCTACAACCTCGAGCTCGAGGGCGGCGCCGGCGGCGTGCAGCAGTCCGCCGGCGACTTCCTCTACCACTGCCACATCGCCAAGCACTACGTCTCGGGCATGTGGGCGCTGTGGCGGGTCTTCGACACCCTGCAGCCCGACCTCGTTCCCCTCGGCGACCGCCCGGCGCCGCCGACGGCCGTCGACTCCTCCGGCCTGATCGGACGCACGTTCGGCGGCACGAAGATCACCAGGAACAACCTCGACGCGTGGATCCGGCCGCAGCTGCCCCCGTCGGGCATCCCGGCGGACAACCAGGACGCGACCGTCATGGACTGGAAGGTCGCCGGTACCTCGGCCGCCCCGGTCTACCTCGGGGCACCGGCCGACCCGACCGACTTCGTCGAGTCGCCGAAGGTCGTCCCTGGCCAGCCCAACCTGCTCCTCGTCGACCAGGGCCACGTGGTCGGCGGGCGGCCGACGATCCTGTTCAACCCGCTGAACGGCCGGCCGGCGTACCCCCTGCTGCGCACGCACATCGGGGGCAGACCACCGTTCACGGGCAACGGGCACACGGGTGCGCCGTACCTCGGCGGCAACGCCGACGCCGCCCCCGCCGGCGCTCTGGGGACCGATCCGTGGGCCCGCAGGAAGGACGGCCTGTGCCCGGCCGGGCGGACCACCCGCACCTACAACGTGGTCGCCGTGGCCAAGCCGATCCGGCGCACGCCGACGGAGGTCGACCCGGACGGCAAGGTGTTCGTCCTGGCCAAGGACAAGAAGGCGCTGCTGGCCTCACCTGACGGCGGTGAGCCCCTGGCGATCCGCGCGAACCAGGGCGACTGCGTCGCGCTCACCCTCAACAGCGAGGTGCCCGACGCCGCGACCTTCGACGGCTTCTCCAAGGTCTCGATGCACATCCACCACGTGCAGTTCGACATCCAGGGCTCCGACGGCGTCAGCGCCGGCTTCGCCTACGAGCACAGCGTGCGGCCCTACACGCAGGTCGAGCCGACGCTGGCCCGCAACGTCCTCAAGGGCGCGACCAGCATCCCGCTCACCTCGGTCGCAGGGCTGTCCGGCGTCGACGCCAACGGCAAGGCGGCGACGAAGTGGATCGCGATCGGTCAGGGCACGGAGGGCATCGAGATCAGGCAGGTCCGCTCGGTCAACACGAGCACGCGGACCGTCAGCCTGACCACCGGCCTGGCCTCCGCGCACGCCGCCGGCGAGTACGCCGGCACGGAGTTCCTGCAGAGCAGGTGGTACCCCGACGCCCTGGTCGACAACGTCTTCTGGCACGACCACGTCGACGGCATCCACGGCTGGGGCCACGGCCTCGTCGGCCAGATCATCGTCGAGCCGAAGGGCTCGACCTGGACCGACCCGGTCACCGGGAAGCCCGTCGACTCCGGCACGCTCGTCGACATCCACACGACGAACCCGCTGGCCCCCGGCCTGGTCGACGGCAGCTTCCGCGAGCTCGCGCTGTGGACCATCAACGACAACGACCAGAGCGCCTTCTCGACGCTGAACCTTCGCGCCAACCCGCTGGCCGACCGGCCCGACAAGGCCCACCAGTTCAGCTCCTGGACGTACGGCGACCCGCTCACCCCGTTGCCGAGGCTGTACCCCGACGACCCACTCGTCGTCCGCACGATCAGCGTCTCCCCCACCCTGGACACGCTCCACTTCCTGGGCGCACGGACGCTGCTCGAGCCACGGCAGAGCGCCGACGGGCAGCCGAACGGGACCCTCATCGATGCGATCCACGGCGGGATCAGCGAGCGGTTCACGCTGGTCCTCAACGGGAAGCCGGACGCGATGCGGCTGCGGGCCGGCGACTACCTCTACGCCAACGGCATGGAGGCCCGCACCCAGCAGGGTGCCTGGGGCATCGTCCGGGTCCTGCCCGGGCTGGTCCCGGGGCTCCAGCCGCTGCCCGGCGTGACGAGCCCGACGGCGTCGTACACGGAGCCGACGAGCACGGGCGGCGCGCCACCCGACGCGCCACCGGGCAACCCGTGTCCCGCGGGCGCACCGGCCCGGTCCTTCGACCTGACCGCCGTCGACCGGTCCAACGTCTACAACGGGTCGCGGACGGCGTACGTCCCGACCGTCGACGTCAACGCGATCATCCAGCGCACCAAGCAGCCCGAGCCGCTGGTCATGCACGTCGTCGCGGGCGAGTGCGTCACGGTCACGCTGCGCAACCGGCTGCTGACGCCGGTCGGCTTCGGCATGGGCAAGCTCGACCGCGAGGCCGGGTCGGGCGGCGTGGACGTCGGGTTCGCGCCCGAGCAGGACGTCGCCCCCGGTGGCACCCGCACCTACCGCTACTACGTGCCCACCGACCGGATCGGGAGCGCCGCGATCGGCGACCTCGCCAACGCGACCAGCCTCAAGAACGGCCTGTACGGCGCCGTGGTGGTCGCACCCGCGTCCACGGTCGCCGGCCAGCCGACGATCTTCCGCGACCCGGTGACGGGCGCGCTGAAGGACCTGGGCAGCCAGGTGCTGGTCCGGGCTCCGGGCCAGGCGCACCCGAACTACCGCGACTTCACGGTGACCCTGGCCGACGACGACATCGCGATCGGGCGCGACCAGATGCCGTACCCGACGGACGCCGATGCCGGACGGACGCTCCTGGGCTACCGGGCCGCGCCCGCGGGCGACGGACCCGGTGCCTTCGCCGGCGCCGGCGACGTCCCGACGCTGACCGCCTATGCGGGCGAGCCGACGACGGTGCACGTCCTCCTGGCGCCCGGCAGCGAGAACAGCCACGTCTTCACCCTGGGCGGCCTGTACTGGCCGCAGGACCGGACCATCCGGTACTCCAACTGGATGTCCGCCCAGGGGCTCGGTGCGTGGGAGACCTTCGACCTCGACGTGGTCGGGGGCGCAGGTGGTGGCGAACCCGGCGACTACGTGTACGGCGACGCCCGGCGACCGTTCACCGCAGTTGGTGCCTGGGGTGTGCAGCACGTCCTACCTGCGGACAGCTGCTCGGTCCGGCGGGTCGACGCCACCACCTGTTGA